One genomic window of Terriglobales bacterium includes the following:
- a CDS encoding hemerythrin domain-containing protein has protein sequence MLRDKNLIPLSHQHQHALALCVRIDRSLQAGGKAEDWNDEIARAFDTEIQYHFAAEEQILFPACEKYEPLKLLIKQLLAEHVTLRGFFAMAAAKTMDVRQLATFHQSLSQHIRTEERELFEQSQRLMPQPEMDALGAAMQRYFETSGMPGAACDIRSEA, from the coding sequence ATGCTGCGCGACAAAAACCTGATCCCGCTCTCCCACCAGCACCAGCACGCGCTGGCACTCTGCGTCCGCATCGACCGCTCGCTGCAGGCGGGAGGCAAAGCGGAGGACTGGAACGACGAGATCGCCCGTGCCTTCGACACCGAGATCCAATATCACTTCGCGGCCGAGGAGCAGATCCTCTTCCCCGCTTGCGAGAAGTACGAGCCGCTCAAGCTACTGATCAAGCAGCTGCTCGCCGAACACGTCACGCTGCGCGGCTTCTTCGCCATGGCCGCGGCGAAGACCATGGACGTCCGCCAGCTCGCCACCTTCCACCAGAGCTTGTCGCAGCACATCCGCACTGAGGAGCGTGAGCTCTTCGAGCAATCCCAGAGGCTGATGCCGCAGCCGGAGATGGACGCGCTCGGCGCCGCCATGCAGCGCTACTTCGAGACCTCCGGCATGCCCGGCGCGGCGTGCGACATACGCTCCGAGGCCTAA
- the malQ gene encoding 4-alpha-glucanotransferase, which translates to MPFERASGILLHPTSLPSAGGIGDLGAEAYAFVDFLAAARQGLWQVLPLAPPGIGNSPYSATSAFAGNPLLISLERLAEHGWIDRASLSGLSRPQGAVDFTRVRAAKWPLLREAARNFLRAGNSEFLRRFESWRQENIWWLDDYVFFEALRERYGEGSWNTWPRELALRDPAALDRTGRELAGELELRRAIQFAFYQQWHALHAYGRSKGIKIIGDIAIFVSYDSADVWTHPEIFHLDGERNPYVVAGVPPDAFSVTGQRWGCPLYRWDALRQRGYDWWIQRMRWATQTCDIVRLDHFRGFEAYWEIPASEPTAVRGRWVKGPNDELFHALRNALGDLPFIAEDLGFITPEVHALRERLGIPGMRVMQFAFGNKGAHVYLPHNFTTNCVVYTGTHDNDTTPGWWKASATDEERRAVRAYLGESKDGIHWDFIRSAMGSVADLCVIPLQDVLGLGSEARMNVPSKPDGNWAWRYALGALTPALAERLAALVEVTDRDRALPA; encoded by the coding sequence ATGCCATTCGAGCGCGCTTCCGGGATCCTGCTGCACCCGACATCGCTGCCCTCCGCCGGCGGGATCGGCGATCTGGGAGCGGAGGCGTACGCCTTCGTAGACTTCCTGGCTGCCGCCCGGCAGGGACTCTGGCAGGTGCTGCCCCTGGCTCCGCCGGGGATCGGCAACTCGCCCTATTCCGCAACCTCGGCCTTCGCTGGCAACCCTCTGCTGATCAGCCTGGAACGGCTGGCCGAGCACGGGTGGATCGACCGCGCCAGCCTCTCCGGCCTCAGCCGGCCACAAGGGGCGGTGGATTTTACGCGCGTGCGGGCGGCCAAGTGGCCGCTGCTTCGCGAAGCGGCCCGGAATTTCCTGCGCGCCGGTAACTCGGAGTTCCTCCGCCGTTTCGAGAGCTGGCGTCAGGAGAACATCTGGTGGCTGGACGATTACGTTTTCTTCGAAGCGTTGCGCGAGCGCTATGGAGAGGGGAGCTGGAACACCTGGCCGCGGGAACTGGCGCTGCGCGATCCGGCCGCCCTGGACCGCACGGGGCGCGAGTTGGCCGGCGAGCTCGAACTGCGGCGCGCCATCCAGTTCGCCTTCTACCAGCAGTGGCACGCCCTGCACGCTTACGGCCGGAGTAAAGGCATCAAGATCATCGGCGACATCGCCATCTTCGTCAGCTACGACTCGGCCGACGTCTGGACCCATCCCGAGATCTTTCACCTGGATGGGGAGCGCAACCCTTACGTGGTGGCGGGGGTGCCGCCGGATGCCTTCAGCGTCACCGGCCAGCGCTGGGGGTGCCCGCTCTACCGCTGGGACGCGCTGCGGCAGCGCGGCTACGATTGGTGGATCCAGCGCATGCGCTGGGCTACCCAGACCTGCGACATCGTCCGCCTGGACCACTTCCGCGGCTTCGAGGCGTACTGGGAGATCCCGGCCAGCGAGCCCACCGCGGTGCGTGGGCGCTGGGTCAAAGGCCCGAACGACGAGCTCTTCCACGCCTTGCGCAACGCCCTGGGCGACCTGCCCTTCATCGCCGAGGACCTCGGCTTCATCACTCCCGAGGTCCACGCCTTGCGCGAGCGCCTGGGCATCCCCGGCATGCGGGTGATGCAGTTCGCCTTCGGCAACAAGGGCGCACACGTCTACCTGCCGCACAACTTCACCACCAACTGCGTGGTGTACACCGGTACGCACGACAACGACACTACTCCCGGCTGGTGGAAGGCTTCGGCGACCGACGAGGAGCGCCGGGCGGTGCGGGCGTATTTGGGCGAATCGAAGGACGGCATCCACTGGGACTTCATCCGCAGCGCCATGGGATCGGTCGCGGACCTGTGCGTCATCCCCTTGCAGGACGTGCTCGGACTGGGAAGCGAGGCGCGCATGAATGTGCCCAGCAAGCCGGACGGCAACTGGGCTTGGCGCTACGCTCTCGGCGCGCTGACGCCGGCGCTGGCCGAGCGGCTGGCCGCGCTGGTCGAGGTCACCGATCGCGACCGGGCGCTACCGGCTTAG
- a CDS encoding ABC transporter permease encodes MRILGDIFRQTLRTLWAHKLRSFLTMFGIAWGVGSLLLLVGVGEGFRTGNQRELDQLGENIMFLFPGRVPAVPGQATGMRRYWLTYQDYLDISQQPHIKWATPLLIRGDIRAVSEFQSSNGQVTGILPIFNKIRYLPIGKGRWLNDLDNEQKRNVVVLGYEMKRNLFPNDEAPIGKHVLLNGIRFEVVGVISNFTKNENNSTSVRAYIPYETLALYFAVKDAPVTNAVSFINYTPTSRADHDLARQEARAVVARNHGFDVHNEDAFEDWDTVKNQEMVGKIFDAMNMFLGSVGLVTLALGAIGIINIMLVSVAERTKEIGLRKALGATNHNILTQFLLEGITLTIVSGAVGMGAAALLMHFLHKLPSPEGFDPPTLVASSAALAISSLSLAGIAAGVYPARKAAALPPVEALRQE; translated from the coding sequence ATGCGGATCCTAGGCGATATCTTTCGCCAGACCCTGCGCACGCTGTGGGCGCACAAGCTGCGCTCCTTCCTGACCATGTTCGGGATCGCCTGGGGTGTGGGCTCGTTGTTGCTGCTGGTGGGCGTGGGCGAAGGCTTCCGCACCGGCAACCAGCGCGAGCTTGACCAACTCGGCGAGAATATTATGTTCCTGTTCCCGGGGCGGGTACCGGCGGTGCCCGGCCAGGCCACCGGGATGCGGCGCTACTGGCTGACCTACCAGGATTACCTCGACATCTCCCAGCAACCGCACATCAAGTGGGCCACGCCGCTGCTGATCCGCGGCGACATCCGGGCGGTCAGCGAATTCCAGAGCTCCAACGGCCAGGTCACCGGCATCCTGCCCATCTTCAACAAGATCCGCTACCTGCCCATCGGCAAAGGGCGCTGGCTCAACGACCTCGACAACGAGCAGAAGCGCAACGTCGTGGTGCTGGGCTACGAGATGAAGCGCAACCTGTTCCCCAACGACGAAGCGCCCATCGGCAAGCACGTGCTGCTGAACGGCATCCGCTTCGAGGTGGTGGGCGTCATCTCCAACTTCACCAAGAACGAGAACAATTCGACCTCGGTCCGCGCCTACATCCCCTACGAGACGCTGGCGCTGTACTTCGCGGTGAAGGACGCGCCCGTGACCAACGCCGTCTCGTTCATCAATTACACGCCCACCAGCAGGGCCGACCATGACCTGGCGCGGCAGGAAGCGCGCGCCGTGGTGGCCCGCAACCACGGCTTTGACGTCCACAATGAGGATGCTTTCGAGGACTGGGACACGGTGAAGAACCAGGAGATGGTGGGCAAGATCTTCGATGCTATGAACATGTTCCTAGGCAGCGTGGGTCTGGTGACGCTGGCGCTGGGGGCCATCGGCATCATCAACATCATGCTGGTGTCGGTGGCGGAGCGGACCAAGGAGATCGGCCTGCGCAAGGCGCTGGGCGCCACCAATCACAACATCCTGACCCAGTTCCTACTGGAAGGGATCACGCTGACTATCGTCTCCGGGGCGGTGGGGATGGGGGCGGCCGCGCTGCTCATGCACTTCCTGCACAAGCTGCCGTCGCCCGAGGGCTTCGATCCCCCGACGCTGGTGGCCTCGAGCGCGGCCCTGGCCATCAGCTCGCTGTCGCTGGCGGGCATCGCCGCCGGCGTGTATCCGGCGCGCAAAGCCGCGGCCCTGCCGCCGGTGGAAGCCCTGAGACAGGAGTAA
- a CDS encoding 3-hydroxyacyl-CoA dehydrogenase NAD-binding domain-containing protein: MAEIRTISVIGAGIMGRGIAHAAALGGYKTILEDILPASLRRAETEIRDNLDKAVELGKVSATEADRAFNRIDFAGSIEEAARAADLVIEAVPEELESKIEIFTLLDKICAPTTILASNTSGLSITEIASVTYRAPKCVGMHFFNPVHKMKLLEVVRALETDAETLEAAVGVGKRMGKEVVVVKESPGFITSRINAMIGNEAFYMLQEGIASAEDIDRALKLGLNHPMGPFELVDLVGLDTRLHILEYLHKSLGEKFRPAPLLVQYVKSGRLGRKTGRGVYDYPDEKAKAAVSSKAPDVAGLTAREMKTR; this comes from the coding sequence ATGGCTGAGATCCGCACCATCTCCGTCATCGGGGCCGGGATCATGGGGCGGGGCATCGCCCACGCCGCCGCGCTGGGCGGCTACAAGACCATCCTCGAAGACATCCTGCCCGCCAGCCTCCGGCGGGCCGAGACCGAGATCCGCGACAACCTGGACAAAGCGGTCGAGCTGGGCAAGGTGAGTGCGACCGAGGCCGACCGGGCATTCAACCGCATCGACTTCGCCGGCTCCATCGAGGAGGCCGCCCGCGCCGCCGACCTGGTGATCGAGGCTGTCCCCGAAGAGCTGGAATCCAAGATCGAGATCTTCACCCTGCTGGACAAGATCTGTGCCCCCACCACCATCCTGGCCAGCAACACTTCGGGGCTCTCGATCACCGAGATCGCCTCCGTGACCTATCGTGCGCCCAAGTGCGTGGGCATGCACTTCTTCAATCCGGTGCACAAGATGAAGCTGCTGGAGGTGGTGCGCGCGCTGGAGACCGACGCCGAGACGCTCGAGGCCGCGGTCGGCGTGGGCAAGCGCATGGGCAAAGAAGTGGTGGTGGTCAAGGAGTCGCCCGGGTTCATCACCAGCCGCATCAACGCCATGATCGGCAACGAAGCGTTTTACATGCTGCAGGAGGGCATCGCCAGCGCCGAGGACATCGACCGCGCCTTAAAGTTAGGCTTGAACCATCCCATGGGACCCTTTGAGCTAGTGGACCTTGTCGGTCTGGATACGCGGCTGCACATCCTCGAGTACCTGCACAAGTCGTTGGGCGAGAAATTTCGCCCTGCACCGCTTCTGGTGCAGTACGTGAAATCCGGGCGGCTGGGGCGCAAGACCGGCCGCGGGGTGTACGACTATCCCGACGAGAAGGCCAAGGCGGCGGTCAGTTCGAAAGCGCCCGACGTTGCCGGCCTGACCGCGCGCGAGATGAAAACAAGGTAG